The Vibrio nitrifigilis genome window below encodes:
- the secG gene encoding preprotein translocase subunit SecG: protein MFTALLVIYLLAAVGIIGLVLIQQGKGADMGASFGAGASNTVFGSSGSGNFLTRMTAIFALIFLVASLVLGNLSTNKAESKWVDPSQGQAQTTTTTVEQADDTAAKAASEVPAEKKSNSDEIPQ from the coding sequence ATGTTTACAGCTCTACTTGTGATTTACCTGTTGGCAGCGGTTGGTATCATTGGCCTAGTGTTGATACAGCAAGGTAAAGGCGCAGACATGGGAGCCTCATTCGGTGCTGGTGCGTCAAACACAGTGTTTGGTTCCAGTGGCTCAGGTAACTTCCTTACCCGAATGACTGCAATATTTGCATTGATTTTTTTAGTCGCTAGCTTGGTGTTAGGTAATTTATCAACCAACAAAGCAGAGTCTAAGTGGGTTGACCCTTCACAAGGTCAAGCACAAACAACAACGACTACTGTTGAACAAGCTGACGATACTGCAGCGAAAGCTGCGAGTGAAGTTCCCGCTGAGAAGAAAAGTAACAGCGACGAAATTCCTCAATAA
- the glmM gene encoding phosphoglucosamine mutase, with translation MSQERRYFGTDGVRGHVGQYPITPDFVLKLGWAAGRVLAKQGTRKVIIGKDTRISGYMLESALEAGLAAAGLKAIFTGPMPTPAVAYLTQTFRAEAGIVISASHNPYHDNGIKFFSSEGTKLPDEVELAIEAELDKDIECVESSMLGKASRLVDAAGRYIEFCKSTFPHRLSLSGLKIVVDCAHGATYHIAPNVFKELGANVIAMGVEPNGVNINDEVGATDVRALQKRVVEEQADLGLAFDGDGDRLIMVDALGEKVDGDQLAYIIARDALRRGSLKGGVVGTLMTNLGMENGLKQLGIPFARAAVGDRYVMEKLLEKGWNIGAENSGHIILLDSVTTGDAIVSGLRVLTAIVDSEMPLHELTKGMTLYPQVLENVRFSGNSNPLEEPAVLAAVAKVEQTLADKGRVLLRKSGTEPLIRVMVEGEDAELVQQSALDIAQVVKESC, from the coding sequence ATGTCTCAAGAAAGACGTTATTTCGGTACTGACGGTGTGCGTGGTCATGTTGGTCAATACCCAATTACACCAGATTTTGTACTCAAACTTGGTTGGGCGGCTGGCCGTGTGTTAGCAAAACAAGGTACGCGCAAAGTCATCATCGGTAAAGATACTCGTATTTCCGGTTATATGCTTGAGTCAGCACTGGAAGCGGGGCTCGCTGCCGCTGGACTCAAAGCGATTTTTACTGGGCCAATGCCAACTCCAGCAGTAGCCTATTTAACGCAAACATTTCGCGCCGAAGCGGGGATTGTGATTTCAGCATCGCATAACCCATACCATGATAATGGTATTAAATTCTTCTCATCTGAAGGGACTAAGCTCCCAGATGAGGTCGAATTAGCTATTGAGGCTGAACTGGACAAAGATATCGAATGTGTTGAATCTTCGATGTTAGGTAAAGCGTCTCGTTTGGTGGATGCAGCAGGCCGTTATATCGAATTTTGTAAAAGTACTTTTCCTCACCGTTTGAGCCTATCTGGTTTAAAAATAGTAGTGGATTGTGCGCACGGTGCTACCTATCACATTGCCCCTAATGTGTTTAAAGAACTCGGCGCTAATGTTATTGCGATGGGCGTTGAACCTAATGGCGTGAATATCAACGATGAAGTCGGTGCTACTGATGTTAGAGCGTTACAAAAACGCGTCGTAGAAGAGCAGGCTGATTTAGGGTTAGCGTTTGACGGTGACGGTGACCGTCTAATCATGGTTGATGCACTTGGTGAAAAAGTGGATGGCGATCAGTTGGCCTATATTATTGCTCGTGATGCATTGCGTCGTGGCTCGCTGAAAGGCGGCGTGGTCGGGACTCTCATGACCAACCTTGGCATGGAAAATGGGTTGAAACAGCTAGGTATTCCATTCGCTCGAGCTGCAGTTGGTGACCGTTATGTAATGGAAAAACTGTTAGAAAAAGGGTGGAATATCGGTGCTGAAAACTCTGGGCATATTATTTTGCTTGATAGCGTGACAACGGGTGATGCGATTGTGTCAGGGTTACGTGTCTTGACTGCTATTGTCGATAGTGAAATGCCTCTTCATGAGTTAACTAAAGGTATGACGCTCTATCCACAAGTATTAGAAAATGTTCGTTTCAGTGGTAACTCCAATCCTCTTGAGGAACCCGCAGTGTTAGCTGCTGTTGCTAAAGTGGAACAAACATTAGCGGATAAAGGTCGAGTGCTCTTACGTAAGTCAGGTACCGAACCACTCATCCGCGTTATGGTAGAAGGCGAAGACGCTGAACTGGTACAACAATCAGCATTAGATATTGCTCAGGTTGTTAAAGAAAGCTGCTAA
- the folP gene encoding dihydropteroate synthase encodes MNIQTPSKTLELDRPHVMGILNTTPDSFSDGGSYTDLEKALSHAKAMIEAGVSIIDIGGESTRPGAPEVSLEEELHRVVPIVKEIRQFNQDVWISIDTSKAEVMKQAIEAGADFINDIRSLTEPGALEVVAKAQVPVCIMHMKGQPKTMQVNPQYDDLMQEVDSFLQERIAACEVAGIKRSNIVVDPGFGFGKSIDHNYQLLANLESFHQYGLPVLAGMSRKSMVFKLLNKKPAECVTASVACATIAAEKGAQIIRVHDFEQTLEAMKVVAMTNKNKQIAKNS; translated from the coding sequence ATGAACATTCAGACTCCATCGAAAACTCTAGAACTCGATCGCCCACATGTCATGGGTATTTTAAATACCACGCCAGACTCTTTTTCAGATGGTGGCAGTTATACTGACCTAGAAAAAGCACTGTCACATGCTAAAGCGATGATTGAGGCGGGCGTTTCGATTATTGATATTGGTGGTGAATCAACACGCCCTGGCGCACCAGAAGTTTCATTAGAAGAAGAATTGCACCGTGTAGTGCCTATCGTTAAGGAAATTCGTCAGTTCAATCAAGATGTATGGATTTCAATCGATACAAGTAAAGCGGAAGTGATGAAACAAGCCATTGAAGCGGGTGCAGATTTTATCAATGACATACGTTCACTGACCGAACCTGGTGCGTTAGAGGTGGTGGCCAAGGCACAGGTTCCTGTATGTATCATGCACATGAAAGGTCAACCTAAAACAATGCAAGTGAACCCACAATATGATGATCTTATGCAAGAAGTCGATTCGTTCTTGCAAGAGCGCATTGCTGCTTGTGAAGTTGCGGGTATCAAACGTAGTAATATTGTTGTGGATCCTGGATTTGGATTTGGTAAGTCTATTGACCATAATTATCAACTGCTTGCTAATCTTGAAAGTTTTCACCAATACGGATTACCAGTATTAGCGGGCATGTCGCGTAAATCTATGGTGTTTAAATTACTGAATAAGAAGCCAGCTGAGTGTGTGACAGCGAGTGTCGCTTGTGCCACTATTGCGGCAGAAAAGGGCGCTCAAATTATTCGTGTGCATGACTTTGAGCAAACTTTAGAGGCAATGAAAGTCGTTGCAATGACAAATAAAAATAAACAAATCGCTAAAAATAGTTAA
- the ftsH gene encoding ATP-dependent zinc metalloprotease FtsH translates to MSDMAKNLILWLVIAVVLMSVFQSFGPGDSNGRTIDYTTFVQEVGQGQIQEAQFDNSEITFTRRGGSTRYVTYMPVYDQKLLDDLINQNVKVQGTPPEEQSLLGTIFISWFPMILLIGVWIFFMRQMQGGGGKGAMSFGKSKARMMSEEQIKTTFTDVAGCDEAKEDVKELVDYLRDPSRFQKLGGKIPTGVLMVGPPGTGKTLLAKAIAGEAKVPFFTISGSDFVEMFVGVGASRVRDMFEQAKKASPCIIFIDEIDAVGRQRGAGVGGGHDEREQTLNQMLVEMDGFEGNEGIIVIAATNRPDVLDPALLRPGRFDRQVVVGLPDVRGREQILKVHMRKVPLAGDVEPSLIARGTPGFSGADLANLVNEAALFAARGNKRNVSMVEFELAKDKIMMGAERRSMVMSEETKESTAYHEAGHAIVGRLVPEHDPVYKVSIIPRGRALGVTMYLPEQDRISMSKQNLESMISSLYGGRLAEELIYGVDKVSTGASNDIERATDIARKMVTQWGFSDKLGPMLYAEDEGEVFLGRSVTQTKHMSDDTAKLIDDEVRKLIDSNYERARRILVENMDIMHAMKDALMKYETIDAGQIDDLMARKEVIREPAGWADHVASAAKKDADTATTVEQPKAEASEPAKAPEESKDTKPQESADEGTDKKDSNAE, encoded by the coding sequence TTGAGTGACATGGCAAAAAATTTAATTCTTTGGTTGGTAATTGCAGTTGTTTTAATGTCTGTGTTCCAGAGCTTCGGTCCTGGGGATAGTAACGGAAGAACAATCGATTACACCACATTTGTACAGGAAGTTGGCCAAGGCCAAATACAAGAGGCTCAATTCGATAATAGCGAGATTACATTCACTCGTCGGGGCGGAAGTACACGTTACGTTACATATATGCCAGTGTATGACCAAAAGCTTCTTGATGATCTCATTAATCAAAATGTGAAGGTTCAGGGTACTCCACCTGAAGAACAAAGTCTGCTAGGAACTATTTTCATCTCTTGGTTCCCAATGATTCTACTGATTGGTGTTTGGATTTTCTTCATGCGCCAAATGCAGGGCGGTGGCGGCAAAGGCGCTATGTCCTTTGGTAAAAGTAAAGCACGTATGATGAGCGAAGAACAGATCAAGACAACGTTTACGGATGTTGCTGGCTGTGATGAAGCGAAAGAAGACGTGAAGGAGCTGGTCGATTATCTACGTGATCCAAGCCGCTTCCAAAAACTCGGTGGTAAGATTCCAACGGGTGTGTTGATGGTAGGTCCTCCTGGTACAGGTAAAACTTTGCTAGCTAAAGCTATTGCTGGTGAAGCGAAAGTACCGTTCTTTACTATTTCAGGTTCAGATTTCGTAGAAATGTTCGTTGGTGTTGGTGCATCTCGTGTACGTGACATGTTCGAACAAGCGAAAAAAGCGTCTCCATGTATCATCTTTATTGATGAAATCGATGCTGTAGGTCGTCAACGTGGCGCAGGTGTTGGTGGTGGTCACGATGAACGTGAACAAACACTAAACCAAATGTTGGTTGAAATGGATGGTTTCGAAGGTAACGAAGGTATTATCGTTATCGCTGCAACTAACCGTCCTGATGTTCTTGACCCAGCTTTGCTTCGTCCTGGACGTTTCGACCGCCAAGTTGTGGTTGGTCTTCCAGATGTTCGTGGTCGTGAGCAGATTCTTAAAGTACATATGCGCAAAGTTCCGCTAGCGGGTGATGTTGAACCATCACTGATTGCTCGTGGTACTCCAGGCTTCTCTGGTGCAGATCTTGCGAACTTAGTTAACGAAGCAGCATTGTTCGCGGCTCGTGGGAATAAACGTAATGTTTCTATGGTCGAATTTGAGTTAGCAAAAGATAAAATCATGATGGGGGCAGAACGCCGCTCTATGGTTATGTCTGAAGAAACCAAAGAATCGACCGCTTATCACGAAGCTGGCCACGCGATTGTTGGTCGTTTGGTTCCTGAACATGATCCGGTATATAAAGTATCCATCATTCCTCGTGGTCGAGCGCTTGGTGTTACTATGTATCTACCCGAGCAAGATCGTATCAGTATGTCTAAGCAAAACTTAGAATCGATGATTTCGAGCTTGTATGGCGGTCGTTTAGCAGAAGAATTGATTTACGGTGTTGATAAAGTCTCCACTGGGGCATCAAATGATATTGAGCGTGCAACTGATATTGCACGTAAGATGGTAACCCAATGGGGTTTCTCAGATAAGTTAGGTCCAATGCTTTACGCTGAAGACGAAGGCGAAGTGTTCTTAGGTCGTAGTGTGACACAAACCAAGCACATGTCTGATGATACTGCAAAATTGATCGACGATGAGGTTCGTAAGCTTATCGACAGCAACTACGAACGTGCGCGCCGAATCTTGGTTGAAAATATGGATATCATGCATGCAATGAAAGATGCATTGATGAAGTATGAAACTATCGATGCAGGTCAGATTGATGACTTGATGGCACGTAAAGAAGTGATTCGTGAACCTGCCGGTTGGGCTGATCATGTTGCCAGTGCGGCGAAAAAAGACGCTGACACTGCAACAACAGTTGAACAACCAAAAGCGGAAGCATCTGAACCAGCAAAAGCTCCAGAGGAAAGTAAAGATACGAAGCCTCAAGAGTCTGCTGATGAAGGTACAGATAAAAAAGACTCAAACGCGGAATAG
- the rlmE gene encoding 23S rRNA (uridine(2552)-2'-O)-methyltransferase RlmE yields MSKQKHSASSGRWLKEHFDDKYVNEAKKKGYRSRAIFKIEEIQEKDKLLKSGMTVVDLGAAPGGWSQYAAGIVGDEGQVIACDILPMDSIAGVAFLQGDFREEAVLNALLERIQPDMVNVVMSDMAPNMAGNLSVDQPRAMYLVELALDMCREVLAPNGSFVVKVFQGEGFDQYVKDVRDMFKAVKIRKPDSSRARSREVYIVATGYKG; encoded by the coding sequence ATGAGTAAACAGAAGCACTCAGCCAGCTCAGGCCGTTGGCTGAAAGAACATTTTGACGATAAGTATGTTAACGAGGCAAAAAAGAAAGGGTATCGTTCTCGTGCTATCTTCAAAATAGAAGAGATTCAAGAGAAAGATAAATTATTGAAATCTGGAATGACGGTCGTAGATTTAGGGGCGGCCCCTGGTGGTTGGTCTCAGTATGCTGCTGGTATTGTAGGTGATGAAGGGCAAGTGATAGCTTGTGATATCCTTCCAATGGATTCGATTGCCGGTGTAGCATTTCTACAAGGTGATTTTCGCGAAGAAGCAGTGCTCAATGCTCTGTTAGAAAGAATTCAACCGGATATGGTGAATGTGGTGATGTCTGATATGGCGCCCAATATGGCGGGCAATTTATCAGTGGATCAACCTCGTGCAATGTATTTGGTTGAGCTGGCGTTGGATATGTGTCGAGAAGTTTTAGCACCTAATGGCAGTTTTGTGGTCAAAGTATTTCAGGGCGAAGGCTTTGATCAGTATGTCAAGGATGTCCGAGACATGTTTAAAGCGGTGAAAATCCGTAAGCCCGACTCTTCGAGGGCACGTTCCCGAGAAGTGTACATTGTTGCGACTGGTTACAAAGGTTAA
- the yhbY gene encoding ribosome assembly RNA-binding protein YhbY, which translates to MNLSNKQKQHLKALAHNLKPVVLMGANGLTEAVLAEIEIALDHHELIKVKVVSEDRETKQLIVDAIVRETGAEKVQVIGKVLVLYRQSEQRKIELPRK; encoded by the coding sequence ATGAACCTAAGCAATAAACAAAAGCAGCACCTTAAAGCGCTTGCACACAACCTAAAACCTGTTGTGCTCATGGGCGCAAACGGATTAACCGAAGCTGTTTTAGCCGAAATTGAAATCGCGTTGGACCACCATGAACTGATTAAAGTGAAAGTGGTATCAGAAGATCGCGAAACAAAACAGCTGATTGTTGACGCTATTGTGCGCGAGACTGGAGCAGAAAAAGTCCAGGTTATCGGTAAGGTGTTGGTTTTGTATCGTCAGTCAGAACAACGCAAAATCGAACTACCGCGTAAGTAG